CGGTCGACACCGCCATCGACACCGGCGTCGACCATGTCTCGGCCTACGCACTGGTGGTCGAGGAGGGCACCGCCCTGGCGAGGCGAGTGCGGCGCGGTGAGCTGGCCGCTCCCGATGACGACGTGCTGGCCCACCGCTACGAACTGGTCGACGCGCGACTGAGCGAGGCGGGTATGTCCTGGTACGAGGTGTCCAACTGGTCGCGACCGGGTGGTGAATGCCGGCACAACCTCGGCTACTGGGACGGCGGCCAGTGGTGGGGCGCGGGACCGGGCGCGCACGGATACGCGGGCACCACGCGTTGGTGGAATGTCAAGCACCCCAACGCATATGCCGAGAGGTTGTCGGCGGCTACGCTGCCCGTCGCGGGATTCGAGCAGCTCGACGCCGACACGTTGCACACCGAAGACGTGCTGTTGAGAGTCCGCCTGCGCCAAGGTCTTCCGGTTGACCTGTTGAGTGCGGGGGAGCGGGAGCGCGCCGCGGGTGTGGTGGCCGACGGGCTGCTGGTGTCGGCCGGTGACCGGCTTGTTCTCACGGATCGGGGGCGCCTGTTGGCCGACGCCGTCGTGCGGACGCTATTGGGGTAGCGGGCCGGTCAGACCCCGAACCACTGCTCGACGACCCGGGCGATCTCGATGTAGAGCGGGATTCCGACGGTGACGTTGTAGGAGAACGTCAGACCCAGTGAAGCGGCTAGCGGCAACGTCGGGCTCGCCTCCGGGATGGCGAGGCGCTGCACCGCCGGGACGGCGATGTAGGAGGCCGCGCCGCACAGGACCGCGAACAGCACGTAGGTCCCCGGCTTGAAGTGGGTGTGGGTCAAGGCGGCGTAGCTGCAGGCGACGAAGATACCCAGCGTCGCAAAGACATTCGGCGCCACCAGACCGAAGACGACGAACCCGGGCCCCGCCGAGCGAAGGTCCTTCAATTTGCGGGATGCGGTCATGCCCATCTCGAGCAGGAACAGGCACAGCACACCCTGGAAGGCCATCACGAAGAACTTGTCGTCGTCCGCGACGACCTTCTGTCCCTGCAGCCCGCTGACGAGGCCGATGATGATGCCGCCCATCAGCAGGACCAGTCCGGGATTGAGGAACACTTCCTGAAACAGCTCGCGGGTCAAGATCGGCATCCGCTTGGCCTTGGCGCCGGCCGGGCTCTGGCCGGGCTCCCAGTGTTCCGCCTTTTCCATCGAGAGTTCCAGCTCTTGCTCGATGCCCGCTTCCTGGCTTTCGAGGCTCTGGCCGTGTGAGGGACGTGCGGCGGTGCCGGGGCCGACCCCGACCCTGGCGGGTGGGGTGTAACCAGCCTCACCGGGCATGTAGCCGGCCGAGTCCATACCCCGATGCCGCAGGCGGGCAACGAAATACAGCGCCACCAGGCAGCCGGGGATCTCCATCACCGCCAGCATCACCGGCATGTAGGCGTTGAATGCGATGTTCACGGCTGCCAGGACGGCCACGCAGGTGGCGAAGGTTCCCGCCGAGTCGGATCCGTAATAGCCGGCGACCGTGGCCATGTCGACCCTCCGCAGCGACTTCAATCGGCTGAGTCCCAGGTAGGCCAAGCTTCCGATGACGAAGTTGAGCACGAAGCCCAGCACCATGAATCCCACGATCGCGCCGACACTAGATGCGCTGACCTGTGCGAGCTCTTCTCCGCCGTGCCAGCCGATGGCCAGCAGCAGGTACATCGTCAGCCCCTGATAGATGACGTAGGGGAATTCGAATCGCACCTTCAGGATCGGGATCAGAAACCCGAAGTAGAAGAACAGCAGCAGCGGCTTGAAGAGGTTGTGGGTGAAGTTGTGCCAGAACTCTTGCAGCATCGATGCCTCCGTTGGTGAGACGCGCTGGTCAGGGGAAGCACCGTCCGCACGCGGAGCAAACACGAAACATCCCTACGACCGTGAAGAACTTATCCCCGCTGCTGCCGCCCTGCCACTCGAAAGCGCGGCGAGGAATCGAGGCCTACTGGCCCCCTTCTGTGTCGTAAAAGCACTGTTCACAGAGGGTTTTAGCAAGACGGAACCCGGTCCGCGCCGGCGCCGCGTCGCACGTGAGTTTGGTGTGAGGCTGCTGTGGATTTACTGTGAAGTAAAAAACGCCCAGCGGGCTGGCGAGCTAAGCGACGGCGTGAAGCCGGCCCCTTTGTCGATGGGTCACTGACAGCCAAGCCGACGGTGAGCAGTGGGTCGTGATGTCCCCGAAGTCCTCGACGCGGAAAACCGCAAGGACGCCACGGGAAGAGTCTCGCGGTTAGAACCAGCCGTTGCGCGACGACGACGTAAACGATTGGGAAACGTTCGAGGTGGCGAGCCTCACAACCGATCGCCGGGGCCCGGTCTTGCAAGTCGGCGGCGACCGGTCTAGCTGCGCCAACGGAACGGCCGGAGCGACGGATCGGCGCGTTCCGGCGGGTAGCCTCGGCTGCGTCAGGCTTTGACTCCGAGGGAGTTTTAGCTGAATGCGCCCCGCGAGGACCAAACTCCGTGGGATCGGTTGCGCACAGCTACATAGGTTAGGCTACATTTACTAACCGTGACCGAGGTCAGCGTCGAGACAAGTTCCACCGGTTCTGCGTCGCCATCGATCCCGCTTCCCGCCCATATCGACCCGGCGGACTTGGCGGCCGAGTTGGCCGTGGCGCTGTCCGAACGCGTCGGGGAAGAGTATCTGCTCTACGAGCGCGGCGGGGAATGGGTGCTGGCCACCGGTGTGCACGCCATGATCGAGCTGGACAGCGACGAACTGCGGGTGATCCGCGATGGGGTCACGCAGCGCCAGCAGTGGTCGGGGCGGCCCGGGCCGGTGCTGGGCGAGGCCATCGACCGGCTGCTGCTGGAAACAGACCAACTCTTCGGCTGGATCGCCTTCGAATTCGGGGTCTATCGCTACGGGCTGCAACAGCGCCTGGCACCGGGAACCCCGCTGGCGCGGGTGTTTTGGCCGCAGGGTCGCATCGTGGTGTCCCGGGAGGCGATTCGCCTGTTCGACGCGTCGGCCGACCACCGCGACGTAGTGCTGGGTGTGCTCGGTGACGGCCTGTCCACGCTGCGCGAGGCCTCGGCGGTCGACGTCGTCGCCGACACCTCCGAGTACCGCGAACGTGTCGCGTCGGCCGTGGCGGAGATCGCGGCGGGCCGCTACCACAAGGTGATCCTGTCCCGTTCTCTCGAAGTGCCTTTCGCGCTCGATTTCCCGTCCACCTACCGGCTGGCCCGCCGGCACAACACCCCGGTGCGGTCGTTTCTGTTGTCGCTGGGTGGAATTCGTGCCGTGGGCTACAGCCCCGAACTTGTCGCCGCGGTCCGTCGCGACGGCGTCGTGGTCACCGAGCCGCTGGCGGGCACCCGGGCGCTCGGTCGCGGCGAGGCGCGCGACCGCGAGGCGCGCGATGACCTGGAGTCGAACTCCAAAGAGATTGTCGAGCACGCGATTTCGGTGCGAAGTTCGTTGCAGGAGATGACCGAGATCGCCGAGCCCGGCACCGCCGCGGTCACCGATTTCATGACGGTGCGCGAACGGGGAAGTGTGCAGCACCTCGGATCCACGGTCAGCGGGCGTCTGGGCACGTCGAACGACAGGATGGACGCGCTCGAGGCGTTGTTCCCGGCCGTGACCGCCTCGGGCATCCCGAAAGCGGGCGGGGTCGAAGCGATCATGCGCCTCGACGAAGGACCGCGCGGGCTGTATTCGGGTGCGGTCGTGATGCTTTCGGCCGACGGCGGGCTGGACGCGGCGCTGACCCTGCGCGCGGCCTACGAACGTGACGGTAGGACCTGGTTGCGGGCCGGCGCCGGCATCATCGAAGAGTCCACGCCCGAGCGTGAATTCGAAGAGACATGCGAGAAGTTGTCCACGCTCGCGCCCTACCTGATTGCGCGCCCGTAGGCGCTTGATGGTTCACCGGCGCTGCTAGCCGGCCCTTTCTGTTCGCCTCGTCACGATTTGGCCGCGGGGACTTTCGGCCCTATTTGGCGATGGCTGTGGCGTGTCATCTTTATGTAACCGCATGACACAGATACATCGCGCGTCGTAGACCGCCACAATAACTGGAGGCTTCCGTGTCCAAGGACCTGACTAACCTGCAGCTACTTCACGAACTCGAGCCGGTCGTCGAGCGGCTGCTCAACCGTCACCTCTCGATGTTCAAGGAATGGAGCCCGCACGATTACGTCCCCTGGTCGGACGGCAAGAACTTCTACGCACTGGACGGCCAGGATTGGGAGCCGGGCCAGACCCATCTTCCCGACGTCGCACAGGTGGCAATGGTCCAAAACCTGTTGACTGAGGACAATTTGCCGTCGTATCACCGCGAGATCGC
The sequence above is drawn from the Mycobacterium marseillense genome and encodes:
- a CDS encoding sodium-dependent bicarbonate transport family permease, which translates into the protein MLQEFWHNFTHNLFKPLLLFFYFGFLIPILKVRFEFPYVIYQGLTMYLLLAIGWHGGEELAQVSASSVGAIVGFMVLGFVLNFVIGSLAYLGLSRLKSLRRVDMATVAGYYGSDSAGTFATCVAVLAAVNIAFNAYMPVMLAVMEIPGCLVALYFVARLRHRGMDSAGYMPGEAGYTPPARVGVGPGTAARPSHGQSLESQEAGIEQELELSMEKAEHWEPGQSPAGAKAKRMPILTRELFQEVFLNPGLVLLMGGIIIGLVSGLQGQKVVADDDKFFVMAFQGVLCLFLLEMGMTASRKLKDLRSAGPGFVVFGLVAPNVFATLGIFVACSYAALTHTHFKPGTYVLFAVLCGAASYIAVPAVQRLAIPEASPTLPLAASLGLTFSYNVTVGIPLYIEIARVVEQWFGV
- a CDS encoding salicylate synthase, with the translated sequence MTEVSVETSSTGSASPSIPLPAHIDPADLAAELAVALSERVGEEYLLYERGGEWVLATGVHAMIELDSDELRVIRDGVTQRQQWSGRPGPVLGEAIDRLLLETDQLFGWIAFEFGVYRYGLQQRLAPGTPLARVFWPQGRIVVSREAIRLFDASADHRDVVLGVLGDGLSTLREASAVDVVADTSEYRERVASAVAEIAAGRYHKVILSRSLEVPFALDFPSTYRLARRHNTPVRSFLLSLGGIRAVGYSPELVAAVRRDGVVVTEPLAGTRALGRGEARDREARDDLESNSKEIVEHAISVRSSLQEMTEIAEPGTAAVTDFMTVRERGSVQHLGSTVSGRLGTSNDRMDALEALFPAVTASGIPKAGGVEAIMRLDEGPRGLYSGAVVMLSADGGLDAALTLRAAYERDGRTWLRAGAGIIEESTPEREFEETCEKLSTLAPYLIARP
- the hemW gene encoding radical SAM family heme chaperone HemW codes for the protein MAIREEPVDLPDVRVVAGRPFGIYVHVPFCVTRCGYCDFNTYTPAELGGVNPDAWLGALGTELKLASARLQAPQVSTVFVGGGTPSLLGGARLVTLLDMVRDHFPLAADAEITTEANPESAWPDLFDAIRAAGYTRVSLGMQSVAPRVLGVLDRIHTPNRSAAAAREALAAGFEHVSLDLIYGTPGESDDDLLRSVDTAIDTGVDHVSAYALVVEEGTALARRVRRGELAAPDDDVLAHRYELVDARLSEAGMSWYEVSNWSRPGGECRHNLGYWDGGQWWGAGPGAHGYAGTTRWWNVKHPNAYAERLSAATLPVAGFEQLDADTLHTEDVLLRVRLRQGLPVDLLSAGERERAAGVVADGLLVSAGDRLVLTDRGRLLADAVVRTLLG